CAGTGGATGAAGATGTGGCATTCTTACCCGGTTGATTTAAAATCTCAACTAATACCCCGCTATGGTTAGTCTGACCAGCGAGTTGGACTGTCCCACTAATCGTACCATTCACCAGCACCTGGAATGTAAAGTTAATTCCACTTACTGTTCCACCGGTTGTACTGGTATCTTTTGAAAGTGTATATGGGAAGTAACCAGTCGGGGCGACTGATGTTACTCTATAATTTCCATTGAATAATGAATCAAATGAATAGGCGCCAGTGCTGGCTGTCACTGTAGATTTGATCTGTCCAGTACCGATATTTAAAAGATTCATCACAACACCGCCGTGATTTGTAGCACCGGTGAGAGTAACATCACCAGTGATCTTACCTGTGGCTGCACTTTCTTGTTTAAATATGAATTTAGCAGTATTCTCTAACATTTTCTTAGCTACTGATTGATCTGTAATTGCAGAAATATCAAAAGCAAATGTAATGTTATCTGCACTCGCAGGATCTGGAGTTCTATCTCGTACAATAATTGCCGATGAATCGGGGTATGTACTCCAGTTTGCAACGTTATACACTTGTAGGTCATTTGGTTTTAATAATACTACATCTCTCACTCCTGTCCCAGTACCAGTTAAAGGAATTGAGCTCGGAAGTGCATGCGGATCTGTATAGATAGGATGCGACACTCTCTTCGGGATAATATTGGCAGTGGATGTAGCGCTTGTAACCCATGTACCGGTGAAGAGAACTTGCTCTCTGAAATCTTTATCATACTCAGTAGTTTGAATTCGATAAATGTATGGAACTTGTCCACCTTCAACTAAAGTCTTTCCACCGAAATTTATATAATTTCTTATAGCATCTCTCTTTGGTTTATCGGCAAACATAGTTGTTGTACGCTGACCAGCAGAGAGGATGACTAATTGATAACTTCCAAGTGTATTAGTATCCAAAGCAGCAAAAGTGGTCAGTGTCGCGTCATATCCAAGAGAATCGAGTGTATTCTTAAATAATGTTGCAGATGGACCTGGCGTTGTAGTGAAGTCATCAACTATTAGAACGACACCAAGTGTAGGAACTAAGGTCATGTTAACGATGGTAGTTCCACCGTTCGTGAGAGTAGTATCTTTCACTTTTGGTCCAAAACCTACTTTTGAGAATTTAACTTGAATGTTACCTGGATTTACATTAGAAATTGAATATGTACCAGCTGTATTTGTGGTGGCTGTTTTACCAGCTTGACCAATTATTTCTACAAGCACACCGCCATTATTTGGTGCACCAGTTACAGTCACCGTACCCGAAACTGTACTTGGCAAAATTGGATTGAACGTGAAATTAATTCCGCTTACAGTTGTCGTACCGACAGTTGTATCTATATAAGCTGTATAGGGGAAATATCCGGTTGGAGCAACTGCCGTCACTCTATATGCACCTGAGTAAAGCGAATCAAATGAATATGTTCCATTTGAGGCAGTGGTAGTCGTTGCAGTTTTAACACCAGTTAAATTTATAACAACACCGCCGCTATTTGGAGCACCTGTAAGTGTTACTGTACCAGTAATTTTACCTGTTGGAGGTGCTTCAACTGCCATTAAATAATCTGCAGTGTTTTCAATTAATTTTCTAGCGGAAACTTGATCTACCATTACTCCGATATTAAACGTATAGAATACATTATCCGCACTAACTGGATTCGGATTTTTATCATTCACAATTATGCCGCCACTATCGGGATGTGAAGACCAAGTGCTGACTGGGTAAACTTTCGCACCTGGTAATACTTTCATTGCATCCCTGACACCGATAGCAGTTCCTGTAAGAGTGAGGTTATCTGGAATAGTGTTCGGCGATGAATTGATTGGATGTCCAGTAAGTTTTCTATTTAAAATACCAGAAGATGCATCGCTCACCCAGGCTTCGGTAAATAGAACCTGCTGACGGAATACTTGATCATTAGTTCCGGTACTACGGAAGAAATAACCAACCTCCCCACCTTCTACCCAGGTTTTCTTGCCAGTTTGGCTAGCAAAATTGCGAATCGCATCTCGTTTACCTTGATCATTAAAAATAGCTGAGGTTTTTGAGCCAGCTGTGAGGATAACAATATCAAAATTTGCAAGGGTTGTGATATCAAATGCCGTAAATGTAACTAAATCTGCCAGGTATCCAACAGAATCTAATGCGGCTTTGAAAAGTGCTGCAGAAGCACCGAGTGGCGTAGTTAAATCGGCTTCAGCACCCGCTTTTTCAGTAGAGATTCTGTCAAACTCAGTTGCATCGTCATCAATAACAAGTACGAGACCTTTTGTCTGAATGATTTTAAACTTATGATAACCGCTTGCAGGTGAATAAGTGATATTCCGATTGGTGGACCTATCTCTTGCAGCAATTCTGTAAAAGATTGAATCTCCAAATGCAACTTGGTTAGTATCTGAATTGAACGCAGCTTCCCAATTGTCACCAGTCATTTTTGCAAGATTAAATCTCTTCCAATTACCAGTATTGTTTTTGTACCATTCAACCCAGACACTATCGACCATTAAATTATCAGTAGCCTGCGTCTTGACAACAGAGGGCCATCTAACTTTTGCCTGATCCCGAAGTGCAGTATGGGTAATAACCGGGAATTCTGTATCACCGATGATTAAGAAAGAGTTAAAAGTTGTTGCTGATGGGTGATAACCATAATTTCCAGCAGTCCCTTTATCGCGAGCTGTAATTCTATAATAAACAGTATCACCAACTGCTAATAATGTAGTATCGATATTAAAAACTCCGGACCAAGAATCACCAGATCCTTTTGTCATGTAAAATTGTCTTGGAGTACCATTCCATCTTACGCGATAATTAACTCGCACAGAATCAACTCCAATATTATCAGTCACATTTGCGGTGACTGTCGGTGACCATGTTTCGCGATATTGATTTGGTAAAACTGTGTGAGTAACTGTAGGTGAAATATTATCAGCAGCAGCTTCGAATGAAAAAACACTCGAAGGTGCGCCGCCTGGCAAAGTAGCATATGAACCAGCATTATCCTGAGCATATAGATAATAATTGTAAGTTGCTGGATTATTATTACCTGGAATATTCGCATAGAAGCTGTCGGTCGTTCCTATTCGAGTCATAGTTAATGAATCAAATGCACCGGTTGTACCTCTTCTCCAATAAACTTTTGCATTTGTGATTGGGAGTGAAGCTGAAATCTTTGCACCAACATAATATGGTCCAGCAAGATTTTCAGTATTGCCAAGGGGTGGATGCTGAATTTGAATGAAGAAAACTTTTGCAGTATATGCATTGTGAGGACGATTTAATCGACGATCATTCCAGAATGGCCAGACTACTCCGTTCTTTGCTGCAATACCGATGTAGTCACCTTGATAACCTGTAGCTAAACCTGAAATTGACTGAGGTTTGTGCGGTGCGTCAGTTACTTTTATATCTTCGAAAGTAACACCACCATCGACTGAACGAGACATGTAAACTTCTGCAGAATCATTTGCAGTAAAATTTCTGCTGTCATAGTAACAGATATTTACCGAACCATCTGCAGGATCGACTGCTAATGCAGGGAACCATTGATCACGATTTGTTAAAGCTGAATCAGCGTTAACTCGTTTCGGAGTTGTCCAAGTAGAACCGTTATTATCAGACCAGCTGAGAAATACGTCTGGTGATTGACCAGATGCAGGGCGTGCTGCCCAAGTAACAAATATTCTACCTTTTCTTGGACCATTGCTTCTATCAACATCGATGTAGGGAAATGAGTTAACTCGTATTGTATTTCCGCCTTTAGTTAAATTTCCGCGAATGTCGAAAATATTTTGTAGAATAAATTGCTGTGTGAACGTTAGTCCACCATCTGTCGATTTGGCGAAAGTAACATGACTGGACGTTAACACGGAAGTTGGATAATGTGTGAAAGCAGCAACAACATTTCCATTAGGAGCAACAGCAAGGTTTACACCTTGATGCAAATAACCTGTTGTACCGCTCATATTGATTGGGGCAGAGTATGTCACCCCTCCATCAGTTGACCTTGAAAATTCGAGTTGTCTATAATTAGGACCAGTACTTTGAAATTCTGTATAAGCAGTATAAATATAATTTACATATGGTGAAGTTGGAGTTTTATCTACTGCTATCCAATTTTTATCTTCGTCTATTCCAGGATTTGGAACAGCAATAGGATTACCCCAGGTCAATCCATTATTAGTCGATTTAAGTGTGACTAAATCGCCAGCTGATGAACTGTATTCAAGCGTGTTGAAATACATATTTCCATTCAAATCGAAATCGACCACTGGGTCTGATCTATAATATCCAGAAGGCTTACCCGGTAATGAATCGCTTCCAAACCAGGTTTGACCTCCGTTTGTTGAAACATAGTAACCCTGATTTAAATAAGTAACTGCAGTATTCGCTGCGTTAGAGCCGCCCAGAATAATATTTGGATTATTCGGATTAACTGCAATATGCAGTTCTGATTGAGATCCACCATCTTGAGGCCAGACTCTTATATTGGGATAGACAGTATATGTCTTATCCGGGAAGACCGTTCGTAGTGGAGTTGGATTATAATTTAGATCAACTGGAGCTGCTTGCAGTTCAAAATTTTCAGGCGAAACTTGTGAACTGGGTTCCAGTCGTAAAAATGGTTTGCTCCAACGTTCTGGCTCTTGCGCAAAAATTGAAGCGGTTAAAACTAAGAAAACGAAAAGAGAGGTATAGATTCGAGACATTCTCATTCACTCCTCCTATTGAGAAATTTATATTTAATTAATTTAATTTCTTTTTTCTATTTAAATATAGGTCTCTAATGCTGCACAACGACGACGCGCCCCTTATGTACATCTAATCTCATTAGCCATTACTCGTACTGCGATAATATGAATATGAGTAAACTAAGTCAAGAAGAAATATTTATTGACTAATAAATTTTTTATGAAATTTCGTAATTGACTTCCACAGTTCTATTGACAATATTATTAAGTGACTCATTTAAGTTTTTTTTCTCCTCATCTGATATCCGATCGGTAAGAAGAACTCCATTTAGATGATCAATTTCATGTTGTAGAACTCTGCCGAACAAGCCTTCGAAATATTTTTCATGAATTATTAAATCAGTATCTTGAAATCTAAGTTTAATTCTTTCCGGTCGTTCAATATTTAATCTTATACCCGGTAGACTTAGACATCCTTCTTCATAAGATGAATTCCCCTCGCCCAAAATAATTTCAGGATTAATAATTACTGTTGGTTTCGTATCTTCATATCCCTCAACCTGAGAAAGATCAGCCACAATAATTGAGTCTCTAACACCAACTTGATTCGCAGCCAATCCCACACCATCACTTTCTCTCATCGTTTCAAACATGTCTTGGATTAGTTGTAAAGTTTTTTGATCAACATTTTGCACTTTTTTTGCTTTTTGTTTGAGAATTTTATCTCCATAAACATTTATCGGTAAAACTGACATAATTCCTTTTGTTTAAGTTAAACTCTTATCAAGTTAATTAAATCAATCTGAAAACAAAATTGAAAATTCAATCCGATTTTTTCCGAGTTAGAACTTTATTTTAAAAATAACTTTCTTGACAATAAAAAAAATATGCTTGATATTTGCAAAGCATTAAAAAAAAATAGGAGAGCTCTCATGCACAAACTCACCAAATTTTTTTCAAGAGATAATTCACCAAAGGGTAATTTTAATAAGATGTCCTTACTCTTCGGTGTAATTTTTTCTCTTGTGACCTGTTCAAATATATTTGGTCAAGGTATAACATCTGCTGCTATTTACGGTTCGGTTACTGATAACAATGGTAATCCTCTTGTCGGCGCAAATGTTGTTGCCGTGC
This genomic interval from Ignavibacteria bacterium contains the following:
- a CDS encoding T9SS type A sorting domain-containing protein, yielding MRMSRIYTSLFVFLVLTASIFAQEPERWSKPFLRLEPSSQVSPENFELQAAPVDLNYNPTPLRTVFPDKTYTVYPNIRVWPQDGGSQSELHIAVNPNNPNIILGGSNAANTAVTYLNQGYYVSTNGGQTWFGSDSLPGKPSGYYRSDPVVDFDLNGNMYFNTLEYSSSAGDLVTLKSTNNGLTWGNPIAVPNPGIDEDKNWIAVDKTPTSPYVNYIYTAYTEFQSTGPNYRQLEFSRSTDGGVTYSAPINMSGTTGYLHQGVNLAVAPNGNVVAAFTHYPTSVLTSSHVTFAKSTDGGLTFTQQFILQNIFDIRGNLTKGGNTIRVNSFPYIDVDRSNGPRKGRIFVTWAARPASGQSPDVFLSWSDNNGSTWTTPKRVNADSALTNRDQWFPALAVDPADGSVNICYYDSRNFTANDSAEVYMSRSVDGGVTFEDIKVTDAPHKPQSISGLATGYQGDYIGIAAKNGVVWPFWNDRRLNRPHNAYTAKVFFIQIQHPPLGNTENLAGPYYVGAKISASLPITNAKVYWRRGTTGAFDSLTMTRIGTTDSFYANIPGNNNPATYNYYLYAQDNAGSYATLPGGAPSSVFSFEAAADNISPTVTHTVLPNQYRETWSPTVTANVTDNIGVDSVRVNYRVRWNGTPRQFYMTKGSGDSWSGVFNIDTTLLAVGDTVYYRITARDKGTAGNYGYHPSATTFNSFLIIGDTEFPVITHTALRDQAKVRWPSVVKTQATDNLMVDSVWVEWYKNNTGNWKRFNLAKMTGDNWEAAFNSDTNQVAFGDSIFYRIAARDRSTNRNITYSPASGYHKFKIIQTKGLVLVIDDDATEFDRISTEKAGAEADLTTPLGASAALFKAALDSVGYLADLVTFTAFDITTLANFDIVILTAGSKTSAIFNDQGKRDAIRNFASQTGKKTWVEGGEVGYFFRSTGTNDQVFRQQVLFTEAWVSDASSGILNRKLTGHPINSSPNTIPDNLTLTGTAIGVRDAMKVLPGAKVYPVSTWSSHPDSGGIIVNDKNPNPVSADNVFYTFNIGVMVDQVSARKLIENTADYLMAVEAPPTGKITGTVTLTGAPNSGGVVINLTGVKTATTTTASNGTYSFDSLYSGAYRVTAVAPTGYFPYTAYIDTTVGTTTVSGINFTFNPILPSTVSGTVTVTGAPNNGGVLVEIIGQAGKTATTNTAGTYSISNVNPGNIQVKFSKVGFGPKVKDTTLTNGGTTIVNMTLVPTLGVVLIVDDFTTTPGPSATLFKNTLDSLGYDATLTTFAALDTNTLGSYQLVILSAGQRTTTMFADKPKRDAIRNYINFGGKTLVEGGQVPYIYRIQTTEYDKDFREQVLFTGTWVTSATSTANIIPKRVSHPIYTDPHALPSSIPLTGTGTGVRDVVLLKPNDLQVYNVANWSTYPDSSAIIVRDRTPDPASADNITFAFDISAITDQSVAKKMLENTAKFIFKQESAATGKITGDVTLTGATNHGGVVMNLLNIGTGQIKSTVTASTGAYSFDSLFNGNYRVTSVAPTGYFPYTLSKDTSTTGGTVSGINFTFQVLVNGTISGTVQLAGQTNHSGVLVEILNQPGKNATSSSTGAYSISAVAPGNVLVKFSKSGFKTTLIDTFLANGGTLVLNRTLPTTLGNVLVIDDDVSETDRISEDKPGEANLAMPLGAAATLFKSTLDSIGYNADLVTFAALDTNQLAGYDIVILSTGAKSTNIFNDAGKRLALRNYARRPNAKTWAEGGEIGYFFRNTNTTADSFFRKEILHTSRWISDATAGTIKINIPGHPIFTIPNLIPDNVLLTGTSIYTRDAMAVDWEPKSIYHAGTWSSHLDSGSVIVHDKNPNPLSADNIFFSFNIAMISDLSIAQKLIQNTANYLRTAEPPPTGSFAGTVTLTGKPNNSGATVKLFKLPTMALVETFATDSTGNYTFSALYAGAYRIQATPPVNFYPAVVNIDTTVGTGPITGLNFSFISTSSTVAVSFSTAVGWNLLSMPVKVANMSKTSLFPASTSNAFAFSEALGYTREDTLKLGVGYWLKFAAIGTHNFTAAPSWILEVPVKSGWNMIGASHTTIPVTGIYSTPPNIISSPFFVYAAGYSQATDVTKGKGYWVKTNNDGKIYLASSYPKLNPSQVPVEVVDNIWPTMIITDAAGNQTKLYFGSNVQFEGRYELPPVPPSGVFDVRFQNNKYVEDASIGKYQVALNSAAYPVRIRLENFDETTFSINDGLGGIVLNERIKNNEEVVIANSSLSSFTLEKVVIPTVYEMSQNYPNPFNPSTVIRFGLPEDAKVRLEVYNTLGERVAELVNKELEAGYYSINFDASKLSTGVYFYRIQTSKFTSVKKMMFLK
- the def gene encoding peptide deformylase — protein: MSVLPINVYGDKILKQKAKKVQNVDQKTLQLIQDMFETMRESDGVGLAANQVGVRDSIIVADLSQVEGYEDTKPTVIINPEIILGEGNSSYEEGCLSLPGIRLNIERPERIKLRFQDTDLIIHEKYFEGLFGRVLQHEIDHLNGVLLTDRISDEEKKNLNESLNNIVNRTVEVNYEIS